CCAGGATGGCCCGGTCCCTCAGCCCCAGCACCGTCTTGAGCGACGGCATCTCCAGGATGGCGAACACCTCGTCCACCGGCAGCACCTTGGGCAGGCTCTTCGGCAGCTTCGGGCTCTTCACCAGCTTGGCGGGGCTTGCCGGGAGCAGCTTCTGGCGCACCAGGTACCGGTAGAAGGACTTGATGCTCGCCAGCCGCCGGCCCCGGCTCGAGGCGGCGTGGTCCACCGCCAGCGTGCCCAGGTACCCGCGGATCGCCGCGTGCGTGCCCGCCAGCAGCGTGAGCTTCATCGTCCCCACCAGGTACTTCTCGAAGTCGGTGAGATCGATGAGGTAGTTGCGCACCGTGTGCGGCGAGGCCCCCTTCTCGTGCTCGAGGTGGACCCGGAACTTCTCCAGCAGTGGCGACAGCGGCTCCATGGCCCGAAGCGTAGACGGCTTCGGGCCGCCCGCAAGCTTCCCCTCAGGCGGCGATGCTGCGCAGGAACCGGAAGTGCACGCCCTTGGGACGGATGCGCGGCGACATCGGCGTCGCCACCGGCGCGTCGCCCAGGAACACCGAGGCGAAGAGCCGCTCCGCCGTGGCCCGGCTGACCGTCATCCGTTCGGCCAGCTGCGTATACGTGAACGTGTGCACCAGCCCGCCGCTCAGCACGTAGAACTGGAGCTGCGAAAGCTTCACGCCCCGGGCCACGTGCCGGTATTCGCGCAGGAAGCCGTTCTGCGTGCCGAAGGTGGCGGGGCCCTCGGCCACCAGCTCGAACTGCTCCGTCACCTTGCGCAGCATCGGCAGCACCCGCGCCGCGTGCTGCCCCAACCCCTCTCGCGGCGCCGCCGGCTCGGACGACACCGCCAGGCTGCTGCGGAAGCCCTTCTCCATCGGCCCCACCGCGACGATCTGCGTCGCGTCCGACCAGCCCTCCGGCAAGGACATCCTCAGGTTGCCGTGCTGCATCGTTCGCGAACTCATGGGCGGGGTGTCCTTCGGGGCCGGGAAAGCCGCCCCGGTGCTCCGTGGCGGCCTTTTATCCACATTATCGCACCATGTGCTCCATTGTTTCCGCTACACCTACCTTTACCTTCACCTTAGAAGGCAAGAAACCTAGGGCTGGGCCGGGGCGGTGTACACGCCGGGCGCGGCGCCCTCGCTGATGAGGAAAGCGACGAGCGAGTCCCCCTCGCCCGCGAAGTAGGCGGGGATCTTCACCCGCTGCTCCAGCGTCTTCCGGGCCTGCGTCTTCACGTCGTAGACGGCCACGTCGTAGGAGTCCGAGTCCATGCGCGCGTAGGAGACGAGAACGCGCTGGCCATCCGAGGAGAGCTTGTAGCTGAAGATGCTCTGGAGCCACGTGACCGGCTCGGCCTGCGTCTTCGGCAGGGCCAGCGCCTTGAAGTCACACGCCCGGCCCTCGCGGATGCAGTTGGTGCGGAAGACGACCTCCTTGTCTCCCGGCGTGAAGCCGTAGCCGAAGACGCCCGGGTGCACCTTCTCCGAGGCCTCCGCCCCCACCTCGTAGATCATCAAGTCCACCGAGTAGATGGGCTTGAGGAAGCGCGAGAGGAACGCCACGTACTTGCCCTCCGTGCCCCAGGTGAAGTTGGGCACGCGGTTGCCCACCTGCTTCGTCGTCCCATCCGGCAGCTTCACCACGCTCATCAGCCCCGCGCGCGCCGAGGGGTCATACCGCTCCAGGAAGCCCAGCGCCCCGGAGTCCGGCGCGAAGGAGAACTCCTCCACGCGCTCGCCCACCTTGCGCCCGGCGCTCCCGTTGGCGGGGCCCACGGTCAACTCGCCCAGCTCCTCGGGCTTGCCGTTCTCCGTGCGCGCCAACCACTGGCTGTCCGGCGAGAAGCCGAACACCTTCGTCCCCGTGGCCACCTGCCGGGGCTTCAGGTCCGCCAGGTCCGCGATGAACAAGTCGTACATGCCGCGCACGGCCTCGCTGCGCACCTGCCACGCCACGTGGCGGCCGTCCTTGGACACCTCGTAGTCACCCACGTAGTCGCCCAGCTTGCGCGGGGCCTCCGCGGGCTGCTCCACCCGCACCGCCGCCAGCCCGCCCGCGGCCACCAGCTTGCGCTTGAAGAACAGCACCTTGCCGTCCGGGGTGAACTGGGCCGTGGACACCTCGCCGCCCACGTCCTGGAAGGGCCCTTGCGGCAGTGGGCCCAGCTTCAGCACCCCGCCGTCCACGAAGGCCACCCGCTGCCCGTCCGGGCTCGGCAGCATGTACGTCACGTTCGTGCCCAGCTTCACCGGCTCGGCGGTGGGGTCCGCCAGCGGCTGCGCGTACAGCGCCCCGGACTGGCTCGCCGGGTTGTAGCCGCCCAGGAACAGCACGTACCCCGGCTTCGCGGTGAAGAGCAGGCCGCCCGGCACGTTGGTGACGCCCTCGCCCAGCTTGCGCGGCGTGCCGCCCGCCGCCGGGACGAGGTACAGCTCGCCCAGCACCATCTGCGGGGGAATCCCGTCGAGCCGGGGCTTCTTCGCCTCCAGCAGGTAGGTGAGGAACTGGCCATCCGGTGTCACCCGCAGGTCCACCGCCTTGCCCGGGGCCAGCAGCGTCCCCATGCCGCCCACCAGCGCGCCCTTGCTCCGGCTGGGGGCCGCACCGCCGCCCGCGCCGCTGGACTTGGACTCCTCGCGCTTGCACCCCACGCCGCAGAGCGCCGCGAGCGCTCCCACCATGACGAGACGACGAAACCGCATCACGCGCTCCTCTGCTGCAGGGTCTCTCCCACGGCCACGGTGGGCAGCCACGCGAGCAGGTCTTCCTGCGCCCGCGCCGCGTACCGCGCCCGCTTCTCCGCCTTCTTCACCCGCCCGGGCAGCGGCGGGAACAGGCCGAAGATGATGTTCGAGGGCTGGTGCGGGTAGTCCGGCGGGTGCGCCTCGCCCGTCACGTGCCGGTACAGCGAGCCCAGCGCCGTGGTGGCCGGGGGCGGGACGAGCTCCTGCCCCGTCAGCCGCGCATGCACCGCCAGCGCCGCCAGGTAGCCGCACGCCGAGGACTCCACGTAGCCCTCCACCCCGGTAATCTGTCCCGCGAAGAACAGCCGCCGCTCCGCCTTCAGCGACAAGTCCCTGTCCAGCAGCCGCGGCGAGTCGATGAACGTGTTGCGGTGGATCTGCCCCATGCGCAGGAACTCCGCGTCCTTCAGCCCCGGGATGCAGGTGGTGAAGATGCGCTTCTGCTCGCCCCAGGTCAGCCGCGTCTGGAAGCCCACCATGTTCCACGCCGTGCCGGCCCGGTCCTCCATGCGCAGCTGCACCACCGCGTAGGGCGCCTGGCCCGTGCGCGGATCCATCAGCCCCACGGGCTTCATCGGCCCGAAGGCCAGCGTCTCATCGCCCCGCTCCGCCATCACCTCGATGGGCAGACACCCTTCGAAGTACTTGGGTTCCTCGAAGCTGTGCGGGGTGAGCTTCTGGCCCGCCTTCACCTCGGCGATGAAGCGGTAGTACTCCTCCTGGTTCATCGGCAGGTTGAGGTAGTCGTCCCCGTCGCCCTTGCCGTAGCGGCTCTGGCGGAAGGCGATGTCCAGGTCGATGGAGTCCCCGGAGACGATGGGCGCGATGGAGTCATAGAAGTAGAGCTTCTGCCCCACGTACCGCTCCAGCTCTCGCGTGAGCGCGTCCGAGGTGAGCGGCCCGGTGGCCACCACCACCAGCCCGTCCGGCAGCGTCTCCACCTCGCCGCCCACCACCTCCACCAGCGGGTGCTCGCGCACCGCCTGCGTCACCGCGTCCGAGAACTGCTCCCGGTCCACCGCGAGCGCATCGCCGGCCGGCACCCGGTGCGTGTCCGCCCGCCCCAGGATGAGGGAGCCCACCGCGCGCAGCTCCGCGTGCAGCAGCCCGATGGCGCTCTCCGGGTTGTCCGAGCGGAAGGAGTTGGAGCACACCAGCTCGGCGAATTGATCCGTCTTGTGGGCCGGAGAGCGCTTGTGCGGCTTCATCTCCCGCAACGTCACCGCCACCCCTCGCCGGGCAAGCTGCCAGGCGCACTCACTGCCCGCCAGCCCTCCACCAATCACTGTCACGCGCGGCTTCGCTTCCGGCATCTCTGACTCCTCAAGGGCCCATCGGCGCCCGTCCGGGACGCTGTTAGCAGGACTGCCCTGCCCTTTCCCAGCAGGGAAAACACCCCCGTACGCCCCGTGACGCAGGCGGCCCCCGCCTGCCTGGCCGCTCACCGTCCCAGCACCTCGCTCCCGAGGGGGAGCCGGTTTCCCTACCTGCTCAGCACCCCTACGTTTCTCGCGTTCACCCATCGGGAAGCAGGACCCGGTGAGCCCATTTCACCTCGTGAGGGAGCCACGTTGGCCATGACTCGAGTCAATGAACTGCTGAGAATCCGAGAACTCCTGCAGCGCCGCCGCCGGGAAATCCTCACGGTGAGCCTGGGGACCCACCGGGAGCTGGACGCGCTCAAGCAACAGGAGAAGGACCCCGAGTACGAGGAGGGGGCCCAGTCCGAGCTGGCCGACTACACGCTGTCCAGCCTGGTCGAGGCCCAGCGCCGGGAGATCATGCTCATCGACGCCGCGCTGCGGCGCATGGATGAGAACGTCTTCGGGGAGTGCGTGGACTGCGGCACCGAGATTCCCATGGAGCGCCTGGAGGCCATGCCCTTCGCCATCCGCTGCGAGGAGGACGCCACCAGCCATGAGCTGGAGACGCGCGGCGGGCGCATGGCCACCTCGTCCCTGTAGCGGCGGCATGCGGGGCCGGGGCACGCGTGCCCCGGGCCCCACCGGCTACTCCGCGCCCTCTTTCATGAGGACCACGAACCGGTAGTTCTCCAGTTCGTTCTGGCCGGCGGTGTAGAGGATGGTGAGCAGCATGTCATAGGGGACCTTCTTGTCCCCGATGATGGACAGCTCCCGGCTGAAGGGGGCCGCCGGGTTGCGATCGGCGATGTACTTCAGCTTCTCCACTTCCTTCTTGAGCTGGGCATCCAGCCCCAGCACGAGCCGCCCCTGGAGCTGATCCGCGGGCACCTGCCCATTCACCAGCCGCACCACTTCCTTGTCCCCCACCAGGATGTTCTTGGGGGTGATGGTGACGGCGACCGTGTCGCGGGGCGTGGCGCGGGTGGTGGAGATGGGGGGCCGCACATCCTCCGAGGCCGTCACCGACGCGGACGACGAGGCGAAGGACTTGAGCAGGAACACCAGGAGGATGGTCATCATGTCCATCATCGCGGTGATGTTCAGCTCCTTGATTTCGCCCGCCGCGTCGCGCTCCTTGCGCTTCTTGCGCGCCATCGCCTTGCGATAGCGCATCCGCAGGAGCTGCTCCTCCTGGGCGGGGGTCTTCACGGGGGAGACGGGCGCGCCAGCCATGCTCAGAACCCCGCCAGCGTGACGTCCGGGAACAGGAGCCGCCGGGGCGAGCCCGGTGTCTCCCGGCAGGTGTCCATCGTCTGGATGAGCGTGTCGTAGGGCACGTCCGCGTCCGCGGCGATGATGACCTTGGTCTCCGTGGGGAAGGCCTTCTTGATCTCCAGCATGTTGGCCCCCAGCGCCTCGAAGTCGTAGCCCCCATCCGCCTTGAGGGGGATGGTGGGCGCGGTGCCATCGCCCAGGATGGCGTTCTCGCTGTTGACGAAGTAGCCCTTGCGGGAGATGAGCACGCTGAGCGTCAGCTTGGGCTGATCGCCCGGATCCTGCTGGACGCCCGCGGACGGGCCGCCATAGCTGGGCGCGCTCACGTTCAGGATGCCGAACGAGGCCAGACCGGTAATCGACAGCAGCATGAAGATGATGAGGTTCATGAGGATGTCGAGGTAGGGGACGATGTTCAGCTCCCCCGTCTCCTCTTCCTCACGAGGCTTCAGCTTCCGCCGCGAGAAGTAGAACGCCATGCGGTGCTCTCCCCCGCTCAGGCGGCCCGCGTGTCCGTGTCGCCCGGCTCACCGGCGTTGCGGCGCGACAGCAGGTTCTCCAGCCGCAGCGCGTTGAGCTCCACGCTCTCCACCATGCCCTTCGAGTACGAGGTGAGGATGAGGTGGAAGACGATGCACAGCACCGCGATGGACAGCGCGAAGGCCGTGTTGTTCATGGCCTTGGAGATGCCGTCCGAGAGCAGCTGCTGCTTCTGCTCCGCCGGCACGTTGCCGAGCGCCTGGAAGGTGCCGATGAGGCCGAAGATGGTGCCCACCAGCCCCACCAGGGTGGCGATGTTCGCCAGGGACCAGAGCCAGGGGATGCGCGCGCCCACGTGCGGGGTGTGCTCCACGAGGGCCTCCTCCACGGCCTTGGCCACCTCGATTTCGCCCCGGTTGGCGCGGGTGAGCCCGGCGCGGATCACCTTGGCCAGGGGCGCGTTGGGCGCCGCGCTGCACAGCTTCACCGCGCGGTCCACGTTGCCCGTCATGACGAGCTTGGAGATCTGCTCCATGAAGGGCGGCGCATGGAGGTTGTAGCGGAACATGAGCGTGAAGAAGCGCTCAGCGGCCACCGCCAGGGAGCACGCGAACCAGAAGAGGTTCACGAACATGAAAGGGCCGCCGTCCTTGAAGAACTTCACGACGGAGTCCACCACGCCCAGCTTGCCGCCCTCCGGAGCCGCGGCCAGCAGCAGTCCGTCCAGCAGTCCGCTCATCAGGGGGATCATCGCGCTGCGAATCCTTTC
The sequence above is drawn from the Stigmatella aurantiaca genome and encodes:
- the trmFO gene encoding methylenetetrahydrofolate--tRNA-(uracil(54)-C(5))-methyltransferase (FADH(2)-oxidizing) TrmFO, producing the protein MPEAKPRVTVIGGGLAGSECAWQLARRGVAVTLREMKPHKRSPAHKTDQFAELVCSNSFRSDNPESAIGLLHAELRAVGSLILGRADTHRVPAGDALAVDREQFSDAVTQAVREHPLVEVVGGEVETLPDGLVVVATGPLTSDALTRELERYVGQKLYFYDSIAPIVSGDSIDLDIAFRQSRYGKGDGDDYLNLPMNQEEYYRFIAEVKAGQKLTPHSFEEPKYFEGCLPIEVMAERGDETLAFGPMKPVGLMDPRTGQAPYAVVQLRMEDRAGTAWNMVGFQTRLTWGEQKRIFTTCIPGLKDAEFLRMGQIHRNTFIDSPRLLDRDLSLKAERRLFFAGQITGVEGYVESSACGYLAALAVHARLTGQELVPPPATTALGSLYRHVTGEAHPPDYPHQPSNIIFGLFPPLPGRVKKAEKRARYAARAQEDLLAWLPTVAVGETLQQRSA
- a CDS encoding TraR/DksA family transcriptional regulator; its protein translation is MTRVNELLRIRELLQRRRREILTVSLGTHRELDALKQQEKDPEYEEGAQSELADYTLSSLVEAQRREIMLIDAALRRMDENVFGECVDCGTEIPMERLEAMPFAIRCEEDATSHELETRGGRMATSSL
- a CDS encoding gliding motility protein, coding for MRFRRLVMVGALAALCGVGCKREESKSSGAGGGAAPSRSKGALVGGMGTLLAPGKAVDLRVTPDGQFLTYLLEAKKPRLDGIPPQMVLGELYLVPAAGGTPRKLGEGVTNVPGGLLFTAKPGYVLFLGGYNPASQSGALYAQPLADPTAEPVKLGTNVTYMLPSPDGQRVAFVDGGVLKLGPLPQGPFQDVGGEVSTAQFTPDGKVLFFKRKLVAAGGLAAVRVEQPAEAPRKLGDYVGDYEVSKDGRHVAWQVRSEAVRGMYDLFIADLADLKPRQVATGTKVFGFSPDSQWLARTENGKPEELGELTVGPANGSAGRKVGERVEEFSFAPDSGALGFLERYDPSARAGLMSVVKLPDGTTKQVGNRVPNFTWGTEGKYVAFLSRFLKPIYSVDLMIYEVGAEASEKVHPGVFGYGFTPGDKEVVFRTNCIREGRACDFKALALPKTQAEPVTWLQSIFSYKLSSDGQRVLVSYARMDSDSYDVAVYDVKTQARKTLEQRVKIPAYFAGEGDSLVAFLISEGAAPGVYTAPAQP
- a CDS encoding DUF1795 domain-containing protein; translated protein: MSSRTMQHGNLRMSLPEGWSDATQIVAVGPMEKGFRSSLAVSSEPAAPREGLGQHAARVLPMLRKVTEQFELVAEGPATFGTQNGFLREYRHVARGVKLSQLQFYVLSGGLVHTFTYTQLAERMTVSRATAERLFASVFLGDAPVATPMSPRIRPKGVHFRFLRSIAA
- a CDS encoding ExbD/TolR family protein, with translation MAGAPVSPVKTPAQEEQLLRMRYRKAMARKKRKERDAAGEIKELNITAMMDMMTILLVFLLKSFASSSASVTASEDVRPPISTTRATPRDTVAVTITPKNILVGDKEVVRLVNGQVPADQLQGRLVLGLDAQLKKEVEKLKYIADRNPAAPFSRELSIIGDKKVPYDMLLTILYTAGQNELENYRFVVLMKEGAE
- a CDS encoding ExbD/TolR family protein, whose translation is MAFYFSRRKLKPREEEETGELNIVPYLDILMNLIIFMLLSITGLASFGILNVSAPSYGGPSAGVQQDPGDQPKLTLSVLISRKGYFVNSENAILGDGTAPTIPLKADGGYDFEALGANMLEIKKAFPTETKVIIAADADVPYDTLIQTMDTCRETPGSPRRLLFPDVTLAGF
- a CDS encoding MotA/TolQ/ExbB proton channel family protein, producing MIPLMSGLLDGLLLAAAPEGGKLGVVDSVVKFFKDGGPFMFVNLFWFACSLAVAAERFFTLMFRYNLHAPPFMEQISKLVMTGNVDRAVKLCSAAPNAPLAKVIRAGLTRANRGEIEVAKAVEEALVEHTPHVGARIPWLWSLANIATLVGLVGTIFGLIGTFQALGNVPAEQKQQLLSDGISKAMNNTAFALSIAVLCIVFHLILTSYSKGMVESVELNALRLENLLSRRNAGEPGDTDTRAA